The Deltaproteobacteria bacterium genome includes a region encoding these proteins:
- the thrC gene encoding threonine synthase: MQAQKIQAAPPDPYRAWFQCIAGCPGRYSLKEIMYACPRCGNLLEVRHDLELLRKHTPQYWRDLFDQRLMRNQWPYGSSVWGKREMVCPDVEDANVVSTLEGGSNLFWAERLGREIGVEDLWVKLCGNSHTGSFKDLGMTVLVSMVRQMISEGVKIPAVACASTGDTSAALAAYCAVADIRAIVFLPKNKVSTAQLIQPIAHGAVTLAIDTDFDGCMALVKELCTNHNIYLANSMNSLRVEGQKTVSMELAQQFDWQVPDWVVIPGGNLGNVSALGKGFKLMHDLGMISKLPRIACAQAERANPLYLSYLKGFDEFEPVQARPTLASAIQIGNPVSIQKAIRALQYFGGVVEQATEDELADAAARADRTGLFNCPHTGVALAALFKLVDRGVIGKHERVVVISTANGLKFPEFKIKYHESRLEEVASRHPNTPIDVPADYDTVRDAVFRAIDDPPS, translated from the coding sequence ATGCAGGCGCAGAAGATCCAGGCGGCTCCACCCGATCCATACCGGGCGTGGTTCCAGTGCATCGCCGGCTGCCCGGGGCGCTACAGCCTCAAGGAGATCATGTACGCGTGTCCGCGCTGCGGCAATCTCCTGGAGGTGCGCCATGACCTGGAGCTGCTGCGAAAACACACGCCGCAATACTGGCGCGACCTCTTCGACCAGCGGCTGATGCGCAACCAGTGGCCCTACGGCAGCTCGGTGTGGGGCAAGCGCGAGATGGTCTGTCCCGACGTGGAGGACGCCAACGTGGTGTCGACCCTGGAAGGGGGCAGCAACCTCTTCTGGGCGGAACGCCTGGGCCGCGAGATCGGCGTCGAGGACCTCTGGGTCAAGCTGTGCGGCAACAGCCACACCGGCTCCTTCAAGGACTTGGGCATGACCGTGCTGGTGTCCATGGTGCGCCAGATGATCTCGGAAGGGGTGAAGATCCCGGCGGTGGCGTGCGCGTCCACCGGCGACACCTCCGCCGCCCTGGCCGCCTACTGCGCGGTGGCCGACATCCGCGCCATCGTGTTCCTGCCCAAGAACAAGGTCTCCACGGCGCAGCTCATTCAGCCCATCGCCCACGGCGCCGTTACCCTGGCCATCGACACCGACTTCGACGGCTGCATGGCGCTGGTGAAGGAGTTGTGCACCAACCACAACATCTACCTGGCCAACTCCATGAACTCGCTCCGGGTGGAAGGGCAGAAGACCGTGAGCATGGAGCTGGCGCAGCAGTTCGACTGGCAGGTGCCCGACTGGGTGGTGATCCCAGGCGGCAACCTGGGCAACGTCAGCGCCCTGGGCAAGGGGTTCAAGCTCATGCACGACCTGGGCATGATCTCCAAGCTGCCGCGCATCGCCTGCGCCCAGGCCGAGCGCGCCAACCCCCTCTACTTGAGCTACCTCAAGGGCTTCGACGAGTTCGAGCCGGTGCAGGCCCGGCCCACCCTGGCCAGCGCCATCCAGATCGGCAACCCGGTGAGCATCCAGAAGGCCATCCGCGCCCTCCAGTACTTTGGCGGCGTGGTGGAGCAGGCCACCGAGGACGAGCTGGCGGACGCCGCCGCCCGCGCCGACCGCACCGGCCTGTTCAACTGCCCCCACACCGGAGTGGCCCTGGCGGCGTTGTTCAAGCTGGTGGACCGCGGCGTCATCGGCAAGCACGAGCGCGTGGTGGTCATCTCCACCGCCAACGGCCTCAAGTTCCCCGAGTTCAAGATCAAGTACCACGAGAGCCGCCTCGAGGAAGTGGCGTCCCGCCACCCCAACACCCCCATCGACGTCCCCGCGGATTACGACACGGTGCGCGACGCCGTGTTCCGCGCCATCGACGACCCGCCGTCGTGA
- a CDS encoding ethanolamine ammonia-lyase reactivating factor EutA, whose translation MADTGSLGFTGSGRHIVDEDEIKLTSVGVDIGSSTSHLVFSRLELSQEGTRYVVKKRIVLSESEILLTPYTDDLTIDMERLERFINEQYERAELKREDVDTGALILTGVAVRRRNSRAIAELFAEEAGRFVSVTAGDGLETTMAAHGSGAVARSGREEGVVLNIDVGGGTSKIAVCAGGRVREVTAIDVGARLLAMDGGNTVVRIEEAGRRHGGKVGVELELGQSMNEQTLEAIASEMADRLFEVVNQQELTDETRELLRLPPLSYRGKVDAVTFSGGVSEFIYGHAENGYGDMGAILGREIRRRVEGLGVPILEPAARIRATVIGASQYTIQVSGSTIFISPPDAVPVRNVPVVRIDFEWGDDIDPAEVIGAIDNALRRLDLQDGRQPVALAFHWEGSATFARLQGFCGAVAEGLKPILDKGHPLLLVNDGDIGGILGLHFKEEMKLDKPIISVDGIALQEFDYIDVGALIPSSGAVPVVIKSLVFPSAEQNAAIRQ comes from the coding sequence GTGGCCGACACAGGATCCCTCGGCTTCACCGGTTCCGGCCGGCACATCGTAGACGAAGACGAGATCAAGCTCACCAGCGTGGGCGTGGACATCGGTTCGTCCACGTCCCACCTGGTGTTCTCGCGTCTCGAGTTGAGCCAGGAAGGCACCCGCTACGTCGTCAAGAAGCGCATCGTGCTGAGCGAATCGGAGATTCTGCTCACGCCCTACACCGACGACCTGACCATCGACATGGAGCGCCTGGAGCGCTTCATCAACGAGCAGTACGAGCGCGCCGAGCTCAAGCGCGAGGACGTCGACACCGGCGCCCTGATCCTTACCGGCGTGGCCGTGCGCCGGCGCAACTCTCGCGCCATCGCCGAGTTGTTCGCCGAGGAGGCGGGCCGGTTCGTGTCGGTCACCGCTGGCGACGGGCTCGAGACCACCATGGCCGCCCACGGCTCCGGCGCGGTGGCGCGCTCGGGCCGCGAGGAAGGGGTGGTGCTCAACATCGACGTGGGCGGCGGCACCAGCAAGATAGCGGTGTGCGCCGGCGGCAGGGTGCGCGAGGTGACCGCCATCGACGTGGGCGCCCGGCTGCTGGCCATGGACGGCGGCAACACCGTTGTCCGGATCGAGGAGGCAGGCAGGCGTCACGGCGGCAAGGTGGGCGTCGAGCTGGAGCTTGGCCAGTCCATGAACGAGCAGACCCTGGAGGCCATTGCCTCGGAGATGGCGGACCGCCTGTTCGAGGTGGTCAACCAGCAGGAGCTGACCGACGAAACCCGGGAGCTGCTCCGCCTTCCGCCGCTGTCGTACCGGGGCAAGGTCGACGCCGTGACTTTCTCGGGCGGCGTGTCCGAGTTCATCTACGGCCACGCCGAGAACGGCTACGGCGACATGGGCGCGATCCTGGGCAGGGAGATCCGCCGGCGGGTGGAGGGACTGGGCGTTCCCATCCTGGAGCCCGCGGCGCGCATCCGCGCCACCGTCATCGGCGCTTCCCAGTACACCATCCAGGTGAGCGGCAGCACCATCTTTATCTCACCCCCGGACGCGGTGCCGGTGCGGAACGTCCCCGTGGTGCGCATCGACTTCGAGTGGGGCGACGACATCGATCCCGCCGAGGTGATCGGCGCCATCGACAACGCGCTGCGGCGCCTGGACCTCCAGGACGGCCGCCAGCCGGTGGCGTTGGCGTTCCACTGGGAGGGATCCGCCACCTTCGCCCGCCTGCAGGGCTTCTGCGGCGCGGTGGCGGAGGGCCTCAAGCCCATTCTGGACAAGGGGCACCCGTTGCTCCTGGTCAACGACGGCGACATCGGCGGCATCCTGGGCTTGCACTTCAAGGAGGAGATGAAGCTCGACAAGCCCATCATCTCGGTGGACGGCATCGCGCTGCAGGAGTTCGACTACATCGACGTGGGCGCGCTGATCCCCTCCTCGGGGGCGGTGCCCGTGGTCATCAAGTCGCTCGTCTTCCCCAGCGCGGAGCAGAACGCGGCTATCCGGCAATAA
- a CDS encoding ABC transporter transmembrane domain-containing protein codes for MQAPTNFSRPSSRDLRPLRRLAAYLKSYPILLTLAAGSLLAAAVATLVLPIAARQILETGFSEENRALISQRFQWLLAVIAVLAVASASRFYFVARIGERVVADIRKQIHAHVLRMNPTFFEVTRTGEILSRLTTDTTLIQTVIGSGASMALRNLLIFAGGFVMLIVTSPQLMGWVLLLIPLVLLPILVLGRRVRRLSRLSQDRVADTSALAGENLDAVETVQAFAQERTEMERFGAATEAAYEAALVRVRSRALLIFLVITLMFGGVVGVLWLGAEAVLSGRMSAGVLIQFVFYAIFVAGSAASLSQVWGEVQRAAGATERLLELLEARPVITAPTAPLPLPEPPRGSLVLDAVAFRYPSRPDEHALDGFSLAVEPGETVALVGPSGAGKSTVFKLLLRFYDPAGGCIRLDGVDLREADPQAVRGRIGLVPQETVIFSANARENIRYGRPSATDAEVAAAAHAAFADDFIHGLPERYDTFLGEKGLRLSIGQRQRIAIARAILRDPAVMLLDEATSSLDAESERLVHEALERLMAGRTTLIIAHRLATVLKADRIVVMEQGRIVATGTHEELMSGGGLYARLASLQFAPEA; via the coding sequence ATGCAAGCACCCACGAACTTCTCCCGACCATCCAGCCGGGACTTGCGCCCCCTGCGGCGGCTCGCCGCGTATCTGAAGTCCTATCCGATCCTGCTGACCCTGGCGGCCGGGTCTCTGCTGGCGGCCGCGGTAGCCACGCTGGTCCTGCCCATCGCCGCCCGGCAGATCCTGGAAACCGGATTTAGCGAAGAGAATCGCGCACTCATCAGCCAGCGCTTCCAGTGGCTGCTCGCGGTCATCGCTGTGCTTGCGGTGGCGTCGGCGAGCCGCTTCTATTTCGTCGCCCGGATCGGCGAACGGGTGGTGGCGGACATACGCAAGCAGATCCACGCGCACGTCCTGCGCATGAACCCCACGTTCTTCGAGGTCACCCGCACGGGCGAGATCCTGTCGCGTCTGACCACGGACACGACCCTCATCCAGACGGTGATCGGCTCAGGTGCGTCCATGGCGCTGCGCAACCTGCTGATCTTCGCGGGCGGCTTCGTGATGCTTATCGTCACCAGCCCGCAGCTCATGGGCTGGGTACTGTTGCTCATTCCCCTGGTGCTGCTGCCGATCCTCGTGCTGGGTCGCCGGGTGCGGCGCCTATCGCGCCTCAGCCAGGACCGGGTAGCGGACACCAGCGCCCTGGCCGGCGAGAACCTGGACGCCGTGGAGACGGTGCAGGCCTTCGCTCAGGAACGGACGGAGATGGAGCGGTTCGGCGCGGCCACCGAAGCCGCCTACGAAGCCGCGCTGGTGCGCGTCCGCAGCCGGGCGCTGCTGATCTTCCTGGTCATCACGCTCATGTTCGGCGGCGTTGTGGGCGTGCTGTGGCTGGGAGCAGAAGCGGTGCTGAGCGGGCGCATGTCCGCGGGCGTGCTGATCCAGTTCGTGTTCTACGCCATCTTCGTGGCCGGCTCCGCCGCGAGCCTGAGCCAGGTGTGGGGAGAGGTGCAGCGCGCCGCTGGCGCCACGGAGCGGTTGCTCGAACTGCTGGAGGCGCGGCCGGTCATCACCGCACCGACGGCTCCCCTGCCCCTGCCCGAGCCGCCTCGCGGCAGCCTCGTGCTGGATGCGGTGGCTTTCCGGTACCCCTCCCGCCCCGACGAACATGCGCTGGACGGTTTTTCCCTGGCGGTGGAGCCGGGAGAAACCGTCGCTTTGGTGGGCCCCTCCGGGGCCGGCAAGAGCACCGTGTTCAAGCTGCTGCTGCGATTCTACGACCCGGCCGGAGGATGCATCCGGCTGGACGGCGTGGACCTGCGGGAGGCCGACCCCCAAGCCGTGCGCGGCCGCATCGGCTTGGTGCCCCAGGAAACGGTCATCTTCTCCGCCAACGCCAGGGAAAACATCCGCTACGGGAGGCCTTCCGCTACCGACGCGGAAGTGGCCGCGGCCGCGCACGCCGCGTTCGCCGACGACTTCATCCATGGCCTGCCCGAGCGCTACGACACCTTCCTGGGCGAGAAGGGCCTGCGCCTCTCCATCGGCCAGCGCCAGCGCATCGCCATCGCCCGGGCCATCCTCAGGGACCCGGCCGTCATGCTGCTGGACGAGGCCACCAGCTCCCTGGACGCCGAGAGCGAGCGCCTGGTGCACGAGGCCCTGGAGCGCCTCATGGCCGGCCGCACCACCCTCATCATCGCCCACCGCCTCGCCACCGTGCTCAAGGCCGACCGCATCGTGGTCATGGAGCAGGGCCGCATCGTCGCCACCGGCACCCACGAGGAGCTCATGAGCGGCGGCGGCCTCTACGCACGACTGGCCTCGCTGCAGTTCGCGCCGGAAGCCTGA